The genome window AATCGTATGATGAAAGAAAGAATAAACTGCCTCTGGCTTCAAAGCCTGTCTCCAAGACTGAAAATCAGCCTCAAAACCAGCCCCTAAACAGACTTGAAATAGCTGATTTTCCAAGACGGCATCGCTTGAAAATGGTAATTGTTCCAGCTGTTGACGACTAGTCACCTTAACATCTCCATAGTCAAACTGGATATCCAAGCGGATGCGGCCGTCATCCTCCCTATCAAAGTAAAAGATTGGTGAAAAGGGTCTGATTTGTAAGCGCTCAGGAGCAGAAACTGTTCCTAGCTGTCCAAACAAAGGCAGACAGGCGGCTAGGCGGTCACGATCACTGTTGTCAAACTGGAGGCATTTTCTCCCTCTTTCCTCCTGAGGAAGCTCCTTGATTTCCTTTAGTAGGCTGATTTGTTTAGGATTTAAGAGATAAAGATTCCCCTTACGAAATAGAACTGCTCCCCCATAGAATACGTTGACTCGCTCACTTTCAGAAATCTCCATCTCAAAATAATCGGGATACTCCTGCACGGAAAAAGAGGACAGTTCTGCATCTGGATCTAAATCATGAAAGAGAAGATTTTCATAACTTGTAATCTGGTGTTCAAAATGAAAATCCTCCAAGTTCATCAGCAACTCCACTCCCTGCTCAAAAAAGGTCAGAGGGAAAAAGAGGTGACGACCTTGATTGGGGAAAAAGAGCTCTTGACTCAGTCCCTCCTCAATCAAGCCACATAAAAAAGTAAGAACTTCTTGACTAGCTGTATCAAAAGCATCCCAAGACAAGTCATTTTCATAGTGTTTCCCAATCATATATGGCTTTCGATGAATCAAGACCTTCAAAAAGAGAGGGATGTCACGAATGACATAATATTTTTGACTATCAACTAAACCGATTCGGATAGTCCAAAGGAGACGATTGGTCCCAGCTTCCACCTGACCTTGAGCCGACAAAGTGTAGATTTTCTCTCTCTTCTGAGGTTGGATACGCTCCAAAAAACTACCACCAAAACTAACCTTGGTTTCGACCTCTTCTTGCTCTTCATGTCCTTTTTCTAAGGCTTGTAAAATCACCTGGCCTTCTTCATCATTTTTCAGATAATGCTCGAGCGCTGCGAGGTGAACACAGTAACCTCTTTTTTGGAAAAAATCGCAAGCACAAAAAACCAGATCATCCTCTAAACTGTAGCGCAAGTCTTCTCCCGCCACACGAGTATAGAGGCGATTCCCTTTTTCCTTGATAATCTCAATGTTGCCTGTTTCATAGAGAGCAACACCCTCCATGCGCAACTTCCCCGGAATCAATTTAGCCATAGTTACCCCTTTATCTTATCTTTTCATTATACCACATTTTCCCCTACGAAAATAGCCTTCTAGGAAGACTTTTCTCCTAGAAGGCTGGATTTTTAAAGTGTAGCAAAAGTGGTCACGATGCGTTGGCAAACCTCTTCCAGTACTGACTTCGGCATAGCTACATTGAGGCGGGCATGAAGAGTTCCCTCCTCTCCAAAGTCCAAACCTCGGTTCAAGATAACCTTAGCTTCATTCTTCAAAAGCTCTTGCAAGCGGTCATCCGTTAGGTCATAGGCTGAAAAATCAAGCCAAATCAAGTAGGTACCTTGCGGTTTCATGACCTTAATCTTGGTTTCTTTGCCCAAAACATCCACTACATAGTTAATGTGGTCTTCAAAGACTTCCTTTAACTCTCCTAGCCAATCCTTTCCATATCGATAGGCAGCTTCTGTCGCCAAATACCCCAAACCTGAAATTTCATGCTGGTTATTGGCTAACTGGCGTTTTTGAAAAGCAACACGAAGTTTAGGATTTTCAATCACTGCATAGGAATTTTTCGTCCCAGCAATATTAAAGGTCTTTGTAGCACTGCTCAAGATGAGGGCAAAGTTTTTAAAGTCTGGATCAATGGTATTAAAAGACTGATGTTTGTGACCAAAGAGGGCTAAATCTTGGTGAATCTCATCCGAAACCAGTAATACACCATGTTTTTGGCAGAGATAACCAATCTTTTTCAATACTTCCTTTTCCCAAACACGTCCACCAGGATTGTGGGGATTGCAGAGGATATAAAGCTTCACATCCTCTCCCACCATATCCTTCTCCAACTGATCAAAGTCAATCTCAAACAATTCATCCTTTTCCACCAAAGGATTGGTAATCAATCGGCGATTGTTGAGTTTGACACTGCGAGCAAAAGGTGGATAGACCGGTGTGTTAATCAGAACAGCCTCTCCTTCTTTTGTAAAGGCTTGAATGGCTGTTGAAATAGCTGGCACCACTCCCTCGATAAAGACGAGAGCATCTTTGTCAAAGTGATAACCGTGTTGGCTGGCTTCCCATTCTTGAACCGACTGAATCAAAGCGTTGCTAGCATAAGTATAACCATAAACCAACTGATCCGCGTAGGCTTGTACAGCTTCTCGAACTTCAGGCAAGACCACAAAGTCCATATCCGCTATCCAGGCTGGTAGAACTTCTCGATTAGTTTCCGCCTCTTTCCATTTATAGGTATGATGCCCAAAACGATTGGGCAGGCTTGTAAAATCATATTTTCCCATATCTGTCTTATCCTTCCAAGGCTTGGCGCAAGTCCGCAATCAAATCTCTAGCATCCTCAATCCCGATTGACAAGCGCAAAAGATCATCTGTCAAACCGTAGGAATGGCGTACTTCTGCTGGAATATCCGCATGGGTCTGCGTCGTCGGATAGGTGATCAGACTCTCTACCCCACCCAAACTCTCAGCAAAAGAGAAGACCTTGAGGCTGTTCAAAATATGAGGAATACGTTTCTCATCCACTACTTTAAAGGAAATCATTCCCCCACGACCAGTGTAGAGCACTTCCTTGACTGCTGGAGAATTCTTCAAAAAGGCAACCACTTCTTGGGCATTCGCTGTAGAACGCTCCATGCGCAGAGACAAGGTCTTAAGACCACGAATTAACTGATAACTATCAAATGGTGACAAGACAGCACCTGTTGTATTGAGATTGTAAAACAGTTGTTCATATAGTTCTAAACTATTAGTCACAACTACCCCAGCCAAAACATCGTTGTGCCCTGCTAGGTATTTGGTAGCCGAATGAAGAACAATATCCGCACCATCTTCAATCGGACGTTGGTAAATCGGACTGTAGAAGGTATTGTCTACGACTACTTTAGCCCCCTTGTCATGAGCTAGTTTTGCTAGTTTTGCAATATCAAATTCTAACATCAAGGGATTAGTCGGCGTTTCAATATAGAGAACATCCACATCTTTCTCTAACTCAGTAATCAACTCTTCCTCTGTATTGGCATAGGTAAAATGGAAACGACCTTCCTGCTCCACTTGGTTGAACCAACGGAAAGAACCCCCATAAAGGTCACGCACTGCCAAGACTTTACTTCCTACTGGAAAAACACTAAAAGCCAGTACAATCGCAGCCATACCTGAGCTCGTCGCTAGGGCATAGTCTGCTGATTCGATTGCAGCCAAGACTTCCTCCGCCTTACTGCGAGTTGGGTTTTTAGTCCGAGTATAGTCAAATCCCGTAGACTGACCGAACTCTGGATGCTGATAAGTTGTTGAAAAATGTAGTGGCGTCACCAAGGCACCTGTCGCCTTATCTGACTTGATCCCAGCCTGGGCCAAAATTGTGTTGATGTGTCGTTCTTTGCTCATACAATACCTCCAAATCTATAGTAACTATTGTACCACTTATTTTCGCCAACTCATTTTCTTCTTTTCAAGAGCTAGTTATAGTTTCAAACTATACAAAAACGATAGTTCCTTGAGAAACTATCGCTTTTCCTGTTGAATAGACTGGTTATTTAACGTGTTTTGCCAATTCTTCTTGGGCTTTTTTATTTGATTCTTCTTTTTCTTTCAGCCATTTTTCTTTAGCTTTTTCGTACTCAGCAGTTGTCACCGTCTTATCTTGCAACTTGAGATACTTGTATGATTCTACACCCTTATTTCCAGCTTGTGAGAATGGTGCTGAGAATGGAACTGTCTTTCTCAAGCTAGGTGTTCCACCAAGGGAAACGTTTGGAATTGCAAGGGCGCTATCAACGAGCCAAGCTTGAATTTCTGCATATTTTTCATAACGTTTCGCTGGATCTTGCTCCTTGTTAGCTTCTTCTAACATTTGAGTGTAAGTATCCAGACCAACTGCCTTAGCCTTGTCATTGACCTCACCTGGTTCTAGACCAAGGTTTTGCAACATACCGCCGTTATTGACATTTAGGATATCTAGATAGCTTGATGGATCCAAGTAGTCAGCACTCCAACCGCCATTATAGATATCAAAGTCTTTTTGAGCTGCCGTTTGAGCGAGGTAGCTAGAATTATCGAAGTCATCTGTTGATAATTGTTGGATATCAATAACCACATTCTCAGCTCCTAGAACAGATTCGATGGATTGTTTTAAAGAACTTGCTTCAAGTACACCTTTTTTAGCTGATTGGTCAACTGATACATCCAAGTGAATTGGGAATTGCACACCCTTAGCTTCCAATTCTTTCTTAGCTTCTGCAAATTTAGCTTTAGCCTTGTCAGGATTGTAGTATGGATCTTGCGCGTCTGCAAAGTTGATTCCTTGCCATTCTTGACCATAGTTGACCATCTTTTCTGAAACAACATCGCCAAAGTCTTTTCCGTTGATACTTACAAATGTAGGAGGTACCACTAGGTTACGAATAATCTTCGTTGCTCCATCTTCCCCTTGAGATTGAGCTCCATAGGCTGTACGGTTATAAGCATAGTTGAAGGCTTGACGGAAGTTTTTATTCAGAACTGCTTCTTGTGTTGATTTCTTTTCGATATCTGAGGACTTAGAAGTGAAGTTATAAGATTTTCTGTCCAAGTTGAAGTTCAAGTAATAAGAAGTTGCGGTTTGCATACTATAGATGATGTTATCCTTGTTCTTCTCTTTAATTCCTTCAAAGCTTGAGCTATTTGGATAGAGACGCGCGTAGCTGTAGACTCCTTCTACAAAGTTACGAGCTAGGGCATCTTGGTCACTACCATCATAGTAAGTCAATTTCACATCGTCCACAAAGACATTTTTAGCATCCCAGTAGTTCGGATTTTTCTTGTATTCGATAACAGATTTTGAAACAAATGATTTCATCAAGAAAGGTCCATTGTACAAAATGCTAGAAGGGTCTACTTTACCAAAATCATCCCCTTTTGATTTCAAGAAATCCGCATTGACAGGGAAGAGAATGGTTGAAGTTGTTTTAGAGTTCCAATAAGATTCTGGACGTGTCAAAGTGTACTGAACTGTTTGGTCATCAATCGCCTTCACACCGACAGTTGAAAAGTCTGTTGTTTTACCGTTGATATAGTCATCCAAACCTGCTACAGAGTCTTGAACCAAGTACAAGGCTTCAGATTTTTTATCTGCCGCATATTTCAAACCTGTCACAAAGTCTTGAGCAGTTACAGGTGCGTATTCTTCACCTTCGTATGTATACCACTTGGCATCTTTACGAAGTTTGTAGGTATAAGTCAAACCGTCCTTGGAAACGGTCCAGTCCTCCGCTAAAGATGGAACATAGTTACCATATTGGTCATTTTCCATCAAACCATCTACCAAATTAGTAACGATATCATTGGTTGTTGCACGGTTCTCTGCTAGATAGTTCAAACTAGATGGATCACTAGAATAGACATAGTTATATGTTTTAGATGAACTTGCTGAGTTCCCACATGCGCTCAATAGGATACCTGCGCTTAACACGACACCTGCCAGTGTCAGATACTTGGCCTTAGACTTTTTCATTTCCAGAACCTCCTGTTTTAGATATTTGCCTTATTATACAGCTTTAGTTTTATTTAGTCAAGCAATTCCTGTCACAAAAGGTCGAAATTATATTATTTTCTATACAAATTTTAGATTTTTATCTATTTTGTTAGGTATATGCAATGAGTAGTGTAATATTTTTACCTCTTATTCCTAAGTGCTTTAAAAGCTGTCTTGTAATTCGGATATTCTTTTTGGTAGTGATTAATAACCAGTAAGATATCATTAGGTTCTTTAGAACATTTAGAGTGATAATTCTCGTCACTTTGAATATTAGAAAAGAGAGAACCAATCTGATTCTCTCTCATGCTTAATTAGATCTCACCCTCCACAGTTGACAAAGAGCCAAAAACCCCAGATAGCCTTGAGTCATCTGGGGTTCTTGTTTTCATCGCTAAAATGATATCAACAATTTCATTTTAGTCGATTTTTGGGACTTAGTCTTCTAAATCCATTTCAGAAGCTGCTGATTTCTTCTTCTTGCCAAGAAGAGAGGCAGTTGCCAAGGCAGCTACTCCTAATCCAAGACCAGCAAATTGGTTACTTGCAGTTCCTGTATTTGGAAGTTTTCTACCGTTTGAACGTCCTGGTCCAGCAGGTTGTTGGGCAGGAGCTTGTGAGTGGTTCAATGCACTTGAGATTGAAGCACTGTCAGACAAGCTAGCTGAGGTACTTGCGCTGTTGCTCAAGCTTGTACTTGTTGAAACTGATTCACTTGTGCTGATTGAAGCACTTACGCTGTTGCTCATGCTTGCTGAAGTACTTGCTGAAGTTGAGGCATCGCCTGAACCATTGCTTGTACTTGTTGAACCTGAACCACTACCTGAGTTGTTGCTTGCACTGATTGAAGCTGAAGCTGATTGGCTTGCACTTACAGACGCTGAAGCTGATTGACTGGCAGATACTGATGCTGAAGCTGATTGACTGGCTGAGTCATTGCTTGTGCTTGCTGAACCTGAACCACTACCTGAGTTATTGCTTGCACTGATTGAAGCTGAAACTGATTGGCTTGCTGATACAGATGCGCTAGCTGATTGACTAGCTGAGCCATTGCTTGTGCTTGTTGAACCTGAACCGCTACCTGAGTTGTTGCTTGCACTGATTGAGGCAGAAATGCTGTCACTCAAGCTTGCGCTTGTTGAGACTGACTCACTTGCGCTGATTGATGCTGAAGTACTATCGCTCAATGACACACTTACTGATTTGCTGAGTGAAACTGACTCACTTGCACTTACAGATTCAAGGTAGCTAGGAAGGTTAAACTCTGGCTTAGATTCGCTTGTTGGCTCACCCTTACTATAGCTGAATGAGTTAGATTGTTGTGACGCACTTGTACTCAAACTGCTTGAAACGCTATTGCTAAGTGATGCAGATGTACTTACGCTGTTACTCAAGCTTACTGAAGTACTTGTTGAAACTGAAGTACTACTTGAGTTGTTGCTTGCTGATTCAGATGCACTGATTGATGCAGATACGCTGTTGCTCAAGCTTGTGCTTGCTGATTGGCTAGCACTGATTGATGCAGATACGCTGTTACTCAAGCTTGTGCTTGCTGATTGGCTAGCACTGATTGATGCAGATACGCTATTGCTCAAGCTTGTGCTTGCTGATTCA of Streptococcus oralis contains these proteins:
- a CDS encoding MalY/PatB family protein, with amino-acid sequence MGKYDFTSLPNRFGHHTYKWKEAETNREVLPAWIADMDFVVLPEVREAVQAYADQLVYGYTYASNALIQSVQEWEASQHGYHFDKDALVFIEGVVPAISTAIQAFTKEGEAVLINTPVYPPFARSVKLNNRRLITNPLVEKDELFEIDFDQLEKDMVGEDVKLYILCNPHNPGGRVWEKEVLKKIGYLCQKHGVLLVSDEIHQDLALFGHKHQSFNTIDPDFKNFALILSSATKTFNIAGTKNSYAVIENPKLRVAFQKRQLANNQHEISGLGYLATEAAYRYGKDWLGELKEVFEDHINYVVDVLGKETKIKVMKPQGTYLIWLDFSAYDLTDDRLQELLKNEAKVILNRGLDFGEEGTLHARLNVAMPKSVLEEVCQRIVTTFATL
- a CDS encoding peptide ABC transporter substrate-binding protein, with product MKKSKAKYLTLAGVVLSAGILLSACGNSASSSKTYNYVYSSDPSSLNYLAENRATTNDIVTNLVDGLMENDQYGNYVPSLAEDWTVSKDGLTYTYKLRKDAKWYTYEGEEYAPVTAQDFVTGLKYAADKKSEALYLVQDSVAGLDDYINGKTTDFSTVGVKAIDDQTVQYTLTRPESYWNSKTTSTILFPVNADFLKSKGDDFGKVDPSSILYNGPFLMKSFVSKSVIEYKKNPNYWDAKNVFVDDVKLTYYDGSDQDALARNFVEGVYSYARLYPNSSSFEGIKEKNKDNIIYSMQTATSYYLNFNLDRKSYNFTSKSSDIEKKSTQEAVLNKNFRQAFNYAYNRTAYGAQSQGEDGATKIIRNLVVPPTFVSINGKDFGDVVSEKMVNYGQEWQGINFADAQDPYYNPDKAKAKFAEAKKELEAKGVQFPIHLDVSVDQSAKKGVLEASSLKQSIESVLGAENVVIDIQQLSTDDFDNSSYLAQTAAQKDFDIYNGGWSADYLDPSSYLDILNVNNGGMLQNLGLEPGEVNDKAKAVGLDTYTQMLEEANKEQDPAKRYEKYAEIQAWLVDSALAIPNVSLGGTPSLRKTVPFSAPFSQAGNKGVESYKYLKLQDKTVTTAEYEKAKEKWLKEKEESNKKAQEELAKHVK
- a CDS encoding LPXTG cell wall anchor domain-containing protein translates to MSTSASQQSNSFSYSKGEPTSESKPEFNLPSYLESVSASESVSLSKSVSVSLSDSTSASISASESVSTSASLSDSISASISASNNSGSGSGSTSTSNGSASQSASASVSASQSVSASISASNNSGSGSGSASTSNDSASQSASASVSASQSASASVSASQSASASISASNNSGSGSGSTSTSNGSGDASTSASTSASMSNSVSASISTSESVSTSTSLSNSASTSASLSDSASISSALNHSQAPAQQPAGPGRSNGRKLPNTGTASNQFAGLGLGVAALATASLLGKKKKSAASEMDLED
- a CDS encoding cystathionine gamma-synthase; the protein is MSKERHINTILAQAGIKSDKATGALVTPLHFSTTYQHPEFGQSTGFDYTRTKNPTRSKAEEVLAAIESADYALATSSGMAAIVLAFSVFPVGSKVLAVRDLYGGSFRWFNQVEQEGRFHFTYANTEEELITELEKDVDVLYIETPTNPLMLEFDIAKLAKLAHDKGAKVVVDNTFYSPIYQRPIEDGADIVLHSATKYLAGHNDVLAGVVVTNSLELYEQLFYNLNTTGAVLSPFDSYQLIRGLKTLSLRMERSTANAQEVVAFLKNSPAVKEVLYTGRGGMISFKVVDEKRIPHILNSLKVFSFAESLGGVESLITYPTTQTHADIPAEVRHSYGLTDDLLRLSIGIEDARDLIADLRQALEG